In the genome of Rissa tridactyla isolate bRisTri1 chromosome Z, bRisTri1.patW.cur.20221130, whole genome shotgun sequence, the window TGTTGATTGCTGAGTGCTTTCTCCTATCCTTAAGTCCAGCCACGAGCTTTTCTGTCATTTCCCTGctctgtccagctgaggaagggagcAATCAGAggggcttggtgggcacctggcagccagccaaggccaACCCACCAGTCAGTCCTTCCCACCCCTCACCCAGGGCCAGGGACCAGCACTACAAGTTGGTCTAGCAAAGATTTCACCAGCACGTTCCTCCAACCAACTCCTTGGGTGGCTGCAAGTTGCACATCTCAGAGCATAGCACTGCGGAGCTGCTATGCCAGTTGGTTGGCATCGCTAAAACCACTGAAGTTGTTTTTTAGTCCTTGCTAGATCCAGCTAGTTTTGATGTATGAACAGTATGAATTGAAATGttagaataattaaaatactCTTACTGGAATCATTCAGGGGGCAATACAAGTCTGACTTCATTCAGGTCAAGGAAAGAATGAAGAGCAAATGGTTAACGGGAGCTGAAGTTCAGCCGACTGCTGCAAGAGATGTGGAAGAGGTCTGCAGGTGGTTAAGCGAATCCTTCCACATGCATGACGGCAGTTCCAGAACACATGGATGGACTTAAGAAGTGTCACTATGTCACTTCAAGCTAATCAAGCACAGTTCCCTTGTCCACTCACAGTCACCTCTTGGCCCTCCCTTTCATGATAAGTTGGTCCTCTCATTAAGCTTAGTCATTCCAGCCACGTGTTCCAATTGCTGTGTGCAAGGAAGTACTGCTCTTCCCATTGGCCAGCCCACTGTAAGAAAGCAAGCTGTGTCACAGGCTGCGGACAAAAACATCTTGCTCTACTGGTTTGACAGCAGTCAAGGCACAGATCCCAGCCATTTCATAGCCAAATGAAACAGACTGCAGTCATTACCTGAGGGGAGGAGAACTTCTTCCCAAAGCACTTACTCCGAGAAGAAACATTTATATGTTGTTTCTTCTCTGCCACATACATCAAGGTTCTTCCAAACATTCAAGTCAGGTGGCTATCTACCACTTCCCTTTAAAGGCATCTGTTCAGATCACTGCATCAAAGCAATCAGCTCTGTTCATGCAAACAGCAGATCACAGAGTTCAATCAAAGACTGACTCTGCTGCACTGCTGTCTGGCATATGGTAATTCTGGTCTCACTCCCCCtcatgaaaaacaagcaaaaaaaaaaataccaagttcTCCAGGGTATTACTTACTGCCCATGTGACAGGGCACTCGGCCTGGGTTTTAGCATGGCTACTTGTACCCATTCCATTTAGGGCAAAACCTTTGCTACATCTAGGCTTTGTTAAAGACTGACACCCCATGTTCAGGCCTGTTAGAAGACTCAGCCCAGTTCCCATCCTGAACTGGGGTTCTCGCCTCCCAGCAGGGGCACTGTCTCTGTAGGAACCAAGACTCCTTACATCAGCTAGGTATAACCATTAGGCTTTGCTTTCCATCGCCCATAATGACAAGGACCAACTTCAAACACTCAAATTCTGGCATAACTATGCACATTAAGAGAGTACGCTTGCTGGTTCCTTTAAAGGGAACATTTCCCTAACACACAGATCCTCACTGCATAATCCTCAAAAGAGCCAGGCCTTAGAGAACACCTCCTTCCAAATAAGGCCCACATGCCAGTTCTCAAAACAGGAAGACgctgcagcacaggcagctgaAGACTCACTGCACTTGCGAGAACTGTTCTACAACCTCAGTTTCAGCACAAGAGTTATTCCAGCCTTCTGATCCTTCCCAATCCTATCTTGAATTTACAGTCACTTCTTTGTCACCTGGGACTTTCCAGGCTATTATAGAGTGGCATCTTATCATGGCAGTAAACAAGGCATTAAGTCAAATTCAATACAGGAGCAGCATTTCCCATTAACTGCACCTTTCCCCTGCTGCAACAACCTGGTCTGGTGTCACCCTTCAGCAGAAATACTGTATGTTACTCATATGTTGCAGCACATCTTAGTAGCTTCCTTATTTCTTAAGGACAAAGCTGGATTTTAGGGGCTCCTCCCGCACTTCATCTGGACTTTTCACCAGGATTTTGAAAGCCTTTCTTGCTCCCAGCTACTGCCCAGAGGCAATAAGCAGGCCACCCAGGAACTGCTTTTACAAGCAATGCTTGTTTGCAGATGGTGTGATATTAATGGTGCAGTACTTGTtccagcttctttttattttctccccaaaagTCTGTCCATGGCACCACTGGGGGTAGTGGTTACCCACTTACCTGTGTGAACAGATTTTTAAACACACAGCTGCACTCCTCAAATACTCAGAGCTGCACAGAAAGCATTTTGCATGTCCTCCTCCTTGCATAATCACAATCCAGATCCTACCTCCAAGAGGATCCTTGATGCCTTACTCTCAACTAAAGGGTGTGGTCACTTTGTGGACTAGAAAAATCTTGTTTCAAATAGGGAACATACACAGCAAGCTGTTGAGGGCCTCCAGTCctcaaaagccaggaaattcatgCATGCTTGTGAAATGAGTGTAAGGCTGAGTCACACATGAGCTCCCCACCACAAAGACAAGAGGCTCACTCATTCCACATTGTCTGCATACGTAGCAGGAAGTCTCGCTTTTTCACCAGTGATACTTGATGAACAGCACAGCTCACCTAGCCCTAACCACCGCATTGGGCATTGCTGCTAGCTACAGCCCTGCTTCATTATTTACTGAATTCTTACTCAGGACAACACCCAAGCCAGCAAGAATGCCATTTTGATATGGTGGCAAAACACAGCAGTTCCCCTTGGTAACTCTGGGAAGAGTCATTGAACAATATACAGACACCAGCAGGTCAGCATTAATCTAGGCAACCCAATGCAGGCTGCAGGAATGCAGAGTCCAGGTTAAGTGTCCACTATGTTCTAAGAATGCAATAGTGCAATCAAATGAAGAGGAGAAGAATGCATAAGTCTAAGTTATCCTGGGCCTAAGGCACTAAAAGTTGTACCTCTTCAGTCATTTGTTCCAGATCACTGCCCAGGAAAAAAGCAGCCCTACTTACAGACTGAAAATACTTTGCTACTAATAGAACCAGAAGGTACACCAATGGCAAGGCAAAACTGGAGGCAAAAAGGCAGCAGCTCCATGTCCAACCTTACACTTCCATGTAGGATTGATATTATGTTCTGATACGCCAAGCCTTAGTTTTGAAATCTAAACTGAGGcttaacagtttttaaaagaatctttagctaaagaggaatgaaaaaaagaacgTACCCCACCGAGTCACCATCCTCTTCTCTACCACTCCTAAACTTCCCCTTCTGTATCTGCAAGTCAGACTGCCACTATTCAGATTATAGCCTGGTGACTACCACCTGAGTAAGGTGGCAGCAGACTTCTAAAGCAACTGCGCTACCAATGCAACACAATTTTCCACCCCTAGTAATAGATCAGGGAGCAGTTGACAAAGTCTTTTATATCCAGACAGTACTTctttaatacaaaaaaacccaacaccttgaTGACATCACAAAATTCCTCACATTTTCATTCAAACACAGGGCAATATCCAAAAGTGAAGAACTTGCACTTTATTGTACTCTTTTACATAGATTAAATGATGGAAATATCCCCTTGGTCTAGCTAgcttgcttagatttttttttgaagtagaaAAGTTGCAGGCTATAATTTAGCCGAAGCAGTCATGCTTCAATGTCTCCATGGCTGGAGACTAGACTAGACTTTTAATGGtctcttccagcttctctttATTGGCCCCCGAGAACTCCTGCACCTGTAAAGAGAGATTGATTTTTAGAACCATTGCATTCAGTGCTTCATAACATAAAGACACATATACATCTATTCAACTCTGCTACACCTAAAATTTTTTCATACCCAAAACAGGGAGTATTTCTACAGATGTTCATCTACTCATCTCCCACTCAACTCAAAAACAAGAGTCTATCAAGAATCACTTCCAGACTACCACTGCTGGAACCTTCTACAAGGGAAAAGATAACTGACCCTGAACAAACATCAAGTCAGACTCCAATGCAGTCTTGAAGAGACTCTGGAGATCACTGCACAGCAGAGGTAGCTCAAAGCTACCCTTGGGTGGCTCAGGACCCTCACCAATCAAATTCTGGAAGGACTGCTCCAAATGACCTGTCCCTTAGCTTGGCTTCTGTGAGAACTGTCCTCATTGCAACTTACACAGCAGAAAGACAAAGCCAACATTCATGTCTCAAAACCAGTGGCTCTctcttccagtacctacaggggtGCAAGGTACAGAGAAGACTGCACTACAGGCCATGAAATTGCTCACTCAGTACTCAGGTGTCCAGAGAACTGCCAGGGTGAcccaaaacaaaaatccacacaACAGGGTTAAGCATAACACATTCACACACTGTCATGTCATAATCACAATTCTTCCAATTACATTATGAAGCTGTGAAGGTTTACCCTGAGAAAACTGTTAAAGGTTATTACTCATGACTTGGCCACATATTAAACAGGACTGAAGGTCACCTGACACTCACTTTTCAAGTCACAATTCCAATGCCTTCAGACATGAAGCTTCCACACCAGTATTGTTTTACTTTAGAAAAGCCTACCTTCAGCCAGCTTGACAAACTAAAAAGCCCACAATAACATATTTAGCTCAGCAATTCTTTGCTTCAGCAGATAACCATTCACAACTACCCTGCACAGGCAGGTCACTATGCCGTCAGAGAGCATGGTCTGCATCTCATATCATCCACCTCTTGGCAGAGCAGGCACAAGATCTCTGTTCAGTCCTCTGATGGGGACAGGACCTCCAGTGCACAGGTTACACAGCCTCTACGTAAAAGCACCCAAGCAGTTGTTTCAGCTGTGTGTACATTCAACCACGTTAGAGACTTCTGTTTGGGTGGGATTCTATGTGCATATGTAGTCATGTTTCTGCTTGAACATGAGCTGCTTCCAGAGAACAACTACTAACCAAGATCAGTAGTAAGCAGGGTGCTAGGCAAATGGAAGTCTTAACACAGACATCTAACCCCACTAACCTCTCATGAAGCTCTGCCTGTAAGACTGACCTGTAACACTAACTCACTTCACCACCCGTGAACAATAAGGTTTGCTTCACCAGTTAACTGATGGTCCATGTTACATTTGCTGCAGCACTAAGATGAACTTGCTTGCTCTCAGGAGTGTCTTAATGCCAGTGGTGCCCCAGACatatttccaagagaaaaaaggctATGTAGTCTGACATTCCCCATCTTCTTTCAAGTGTTTAGCTTGCCCGCTCCAGTTCCAAAAGAGGAGAGCCTACCTTCTTTCCATTCTTGTAGAACTGGAACGTTGGCATGCACTTCACATCGCAGTGTGTAGCCACATCCTGGAAGGGACAGAAAACAGTCTTCAGCTGTGCATGTCTGAAGGATGTTACATTTAGAATCCACTAGCTGCCTTTTGTTTAGGTGACAGGGCAAAGTCATTACTgctcaaaatgaagaaaaagcacttCTGGTAGCTCATCACTAGCAAAAACAGTGCAGTCTTAACATCTCCCTGAAGCTTGAAAGATCCTCCCTTCAGCATTTAATTCATGCAATAGCAAAACCATTTATTATACCTGTactgtgtttggaaaaaaacactAGACCTCTGCATCAAACAGATGACTATTTGTAAGGCTCAAAAGCCCTACATCAACTCTTGTGTTTCACCCGGACATTGTCCAAGTACCTATCTGACGTTGCTAGAACTGCTACACAGCAGACATTTTAGTGCACTTAAGACATGAAAGAGGACATAATGCGAAAAGCAGCAGAGACTAGACGGACCACCAGACAGTTGTGAGCCATTAGTTTTAGGTAAGATTGCATCAAAGCAGCTAAGGCCTTAGACTAACACTCCCTCACACAGTAAGGGCTCAGTGCTCCAAGTTATCTAACATATGCCATAGGGCTTCAAGTCTGCAGATAACCAAGGCAGTTTGTTCTGTTCAGGTACAAATCCTCTAAAAATTCATCCTTCCCAGTGTAAGTGCTAAACCCCTATCTATGCTTCTCAAAATTGAAGTAATCTCTCATTTTGTTTCAGTATTTACAAGgacatacaaataaaataataaaaaaaaagttcttcattGTCACTTGTGTAGAACTCATTAGCTGCCTTCTGTCAGCACTAGCCTGGACCATACCTGGGCATCATCCACATCAATCTCGATGAACACCACATCGCCATACTTCT includes:
- the LOC128902166 gene encoding thioredoxin isoform X18; the encoded protein is MVKSVGSLSEFEAELKSAGEKLIVVDFSATWCGPCKMIKPFFHSLCEKYGDVVFIEIDVDDAQDVATHCDVKCMPTFQFYKNGKKVQEFSGANKEKLEETIKSLV